The following proteins are co-located in the Polystyrenella longa genome:
- the corA gene encoding magnesium/cobalt transporter CorA gives MFASLFTKRQPKVGARPGTLVIPKEAEKPKIRRISYSPEEVIDEEITDVAHLSEAFKEGQISWVDIHGFGDRQTIQQIGDLFELHPLLLEDVVNVPQRPKTEAYGDQILILVRMVQVYESGEIDMEQVSVILGKNWVLTFQEKSGDILDPVRKRIRNKTSRIRNSQSDFLAYAIVDTIIDAYYPALELLGNQLEEFEDEVIMDPTPELLRKLHRMKNRLVNLRRSIWPQREAINRLVRGDYPSISENVRIYLRDTYDHCVQTSEVAEMYREMVTGLMNTYLSSIANRTNEVMKVLTIMASIFIPLTFLAGIYGMNFDHMPELHMEWAYPMVWILMLLTAGGMLYYFWRKGWISLDASSVENEE, from the coding sequence ATGTTTGCATCGCTGTTCACGAAGCGTCAACCGAAAGTAGGGGCTCGTCCCGGTACTCTGGTCATTCCCAAAGAGGCTGAAAAACCGAAGATTCGAAGGATCAGCTATTCTCCAGAAGAAGTGATCGATGAAGAGATCACAGACGTGGCTCATCTTTCCGAAGCCTTCAAAGAAGGGCAAATCAGTTGGGTGGATATCCACGGATTTGGAGATCGGCAAACGATTCAGCAGATCGGTGATCTGTTTGAACTGCATCCGTTATTGCTTGAGGATGTCGTGAATGTTCCGCAACGCCCCAAAACAGAGGCCTATGGTGACCAGATTCTGATCCTGGTGCGGATGGTGCAGGTCTATGAGTCGGGCGAGATTGATATGGAGCAGGTCAGTGTAATTCTGGGCAAAAACTGGGTGTTAACCTTTCAGGAAAAATCGGGCGATATTCTCGACCCCGTGCGAAAACGCATTCGAAATAAAACCTCCAGGATTCGCAATTCACAGTCCGATTTTCTGGCCTATGCCATCGTTGATACGATCATCGACGCCTACTATCCGGCATTGGAATTGCTCGGTAATCAACTCGAAGAGTTCGAAGATGAAGTTATCATGGACCCGACTCCGGAGTTGTTGCGAAAGCTACACCGAATGAAGAATCGGCTGGTCAACCTGCGCCGCAGTATCTGGCCACAGCGGGAAGCGATCAATCGACTGGTGCGGGGAGACTACCCTTCGATTTCTGAAAATGTACGAATTTATCTACGTGATACTTATGATCATTGCGTGCAGACGTCGGAAGTCGCGGAGATGTATCGCGAGATGGTCACCGGCTTAATGAATACGTATCTCTCGTCGATTGCCAATCGCACGAACGAAGTGATGAAAGTCCTGACGATCATGGCCAGCATTTTTATTCCGCTGACTTTTCTTGCCGGTATTTATGGCATGAACTTTGACCATATGCCTGAGCTGCACATGGAATGGGCCTATCCGATGGTTTGGATTCTGATGTTACTGACCGCCGGTGGGATGTTGTACTACTTCTGGCGGAAAGGCTGGATTAGCTTGGATGCTTCATCCGTTGAGAATGAGGAATAG
- a CDS encoding helix-turn-helix transcriptional regulator — translation MKSMDDYELLDRAELAQRLKVSLRTLQRYIARGMLPKPVYLGRLVRWRTTDIIEWIDNGCKKP, via the coding sequence ATGAAATCAATGGATGATTATGAACTACTTGATCGGGCTGAACTGGCCCAGAGACTGAAAGTCTCCCTGCGAACGCTCCAGCGTTACATTGCTCGGGGGATGCTTCCGAAACCGGTTTACCTTGGGCGGCTGGTCCGCTGGAGAACAACGGACATCATCGAATGGATAGACAACGGATGCAAAAAACCGTAA
- the lpxD gene encoding UDP-3-O-(3-hydroxymyristoyl)glucosamine N-acyltransferase translates to MTCTALQLAQLLNAEIIGPHDLTITDAQPLDFAEGKHVSFVGEAKHFKVLRKSLAGAVLLPHSLKEEIPADELTKRTFLLVDEVLDQFIEAIQYFRPQRTLPDIGISSRAIVAESASVGANTHIYPNATVGEEVVIGENCRIMSGAVIGDGCRLGDNTTIYPNAVLYHDVILGDNVIIHSNAVIGADGFGYRLQEGRHVRIPQLGTVRIENDVEIGAGSTVDRAMAGETIIGEGTKIDNLVMIAHNCRIGKHNVFASQVGFAGSSTSGNYVVCAGQVGIADHVHLGEGSVYGAKSGVNSSKEGGKTYLGAPAERIDLAIKAAKVVSRLPELRQQVRRLAKQVEQLEAEQQKTAASEVDAA, encoded by the coding sequence ATGACATGCACCGCTCTACAACTTGCTCAATTGTTGAATGCGGAAATTATCGGACCTCATGATCTTACCATAACAGATGCGCAACCTCTCGATTTTGCAGAAGGGAAGCACGTCTCTTTTGTTGGTGAGGCGAAACACTTCAAAGTGTTACGGAAAAGTCTTGCGGGGGCCGTTTTGTTGCCACACTCATTGAAGGAAGAGATCCCCGCCGATGAATTAACCAAACGAACATTTTTGCTGGTAGACGAAGTTCTCGATCAATTTATCGAAGCGATTCAATATTTCCGACCACAGCGGACGCTGCCCGATATCGGTATATCGTCGCGGGCGATTGTCGCGGAGTCGGCTTCTGTCGGCGCGAATACCCATATTTATCCCAACGCCACCGTCGGCGAAGAAGTCGTGATTGGAGAAAACTGCCGAATCATGTCCGGAGCTGTGATCGGCGACGGATGTCGATTGGGTGACAATACGACAATTTACCCCAATGCAGTGCTGTATCACGACGTCATTCTCGGCGATAATGTCATCATTCATTCGAACGCAGTAATTGGGGCCGATGGCTTCGGATATCGTCTTCAGGAAGGACGCCACGTCCGCATTCCTCAGTTGGGAACAGTCCGAATTGAAAACGACGTGGAAATCGGCGCTGGTTCTACCGTTGATCGTGCCATGGCAGGAGAGACGATTATCGGAGAAGGAACCAAAATTGATAACCTCGTGATGATTGCACACAACTGCCGGATCGGAAAACACAACGTCTTCGCTTCGCAGGTAGGCTTCGCAGGTTCGTCGACTTCAGGTAATTATGTCGTCTGTGCCGGGCAGGTAGGAATCGCCGACCATGTTCATCTGGGCGAAGGTTCGGTCTACGGAGCCAAGTCAGGAGTCAACAGCAGCAAGGAAGGGGGCAAAACCTATCTGGGTGCCCCGGCAGAGCGAATCGATTTGGCCATCAAAGCAGCAAAAGTCGTTTCGAGACTTCCCGAGCTACGTCAACAGGTTCGCCGTTTGGCAAAGCAGGTAGAGCAGCTTGAGGCCGAACAACAGAAGACGGCTGCCTCCGAAGTTGATGCTGCCTGA
- a CDS encoding FHA domain-containing protein, which produces MLAKLIPLDGSDPIIIEHDLTLVGRSQGFCDLYIDKHSISKLHCLIARTDGLLYIRDLASTNGTRVNGQKVTRGALLPGDELFFAGIGFKVYLGPDEPLINQILDDSFADEELLTADGSDSDVRLIED; this is translated from the coding sequence ATGCTCGCCAAACTTATTCCGCTCGACGGAAGCGATCCGATCATTATTGAACACGATTTGACATTAGTCGGTCGTTCACAGGGATTTTGCGACTTGTACATCGATAAACATTCGATTTCCAAGCTCCACTGTCTAATCGCCCGAACAGATGGCCTTTTGTATATACGCGACCTCGCCAGCACCAACGGCACCCGCGTCAATGGACAAAAGGTCACCCGTGGTGCCCTGCTTCCGGGAGATGAACTCTTCTTCGCCGGCATCGGTTTCAAAGTTTACCTCGGCCCGGACGAACCCCTGATCAACCAAATTCTCGACGATAGCTTCGCCGATGAAGAATTATTGACGGCCGATGGCAGTGACAGCGATGTCCGGCTGATTGAAGATTGA
- a CDS encoding phage/plasmid replication domain-containing protein, translating into MAFNDSPLETGGFDWLGLSCHGSFEKRYWEKLRSLLDRAQEASQSDDFENSMVTLTDEIEIEVLPSGTGRGYAYCRWQFNYRGITFGVADQQTSDTGDPKISRRNLAIQITSLPLMMWGELHLYDELRNIFLALGYCPSSINPSRVDFCVDLVDTHVREFVDAVNGDCYVSRTRKNDVIRDRKEPQTIQFGTRGASTKLRIYDKIEETKNHQAKYELLVENRWGKHPDSELGATRVEFEVRRNSLLNQHGINDFKDLMEKRNDLSHYLCYLYFRLTEFAVDPNHTERGGVSPLWMKVIAAFDAWTGPTIKERDKREKIGGDVERLVKQGVGCFKSALAYLGKLPNTPVEVQFELNLLLQEYYQPMIKDIPKIRKKIEARHPYMILTQGKTKAA; encoded by the coding sequence TTGGCATTTAATGACAGTCCACTTGAAACAGGTGGATTTGACTGGCTTGGTTTGAGCTGCCACGGATCTTTTGAAAAGAGATATTGGGAAAAATTACGCAGCCTTCTCGACAGAGCCCAAGAGGCATCTCAATCTGACGATTTCGAAAATTCAATGGTCACATTGACTGATGAGATCGAGATAGAAGTTCTCCCCTCCGGAACGGGGCGAGGCTATGCATATTGCAGATGGCAATTCAACTATCGAGGCATCACGTTCGGTGTAGCAGACCAGCAAACATCAGATACAGGTGATCCCAAAATAAGCCGTCGAAACCTAGCGATACAGATTACTTCTCTGCCACTCATGATGTGGGGGGAACTACATCTCTACGACGAGTTAAGAAATATATTCTTAGCATTAGGATATTGCCCATCCTCAATCAATCCATCCCGAGTCGATTTCTGTGTAGACCTTGTCGACACTCATGTACGAGAATTCGTTGATGCGGTAAATGGAGACTGTTATGTTTCGAGGACACGAAAAAATGACGTCATCCGTGATCGCAAAGAACCACAAACCATTCAATTTGGCACTCGGGGGGCGTCCACAAAGCTCCGAATATACGACAAAATAGAAGAGACAAAAAACCATCAAGCAAAGTACGAACTCCTGGTCGAAAATCGTTGGGGAAAACATCCCGACTCGGAATTAGGCGCCACTCGAGTCGAATTTGAAGTTCGTCGAAACAGCCTACTAAATCAGCATGGAATTAATGACTTCAAAGACTTAATGGAAAAGCGAAACGATCTGTCGCACTATTTATGCTATTTATATTTTCGACTCACTGAGTTTGCCGTCGACCCAAACCATACTGAGCGAGGCGGAGTATCCCCATTATGGATGAAGGTGATTGCGGCATTCGATGCATGGACCGGCCCAACTATTAAAGAACGAGATAAGCGCGAGAAAATTGGTGGAGATGTCGAACGACTCGTCAAACAGGGTGTCGGATGTTTTAAATCAGCCTTGGCATACTTGGGCAAGTTGCCCAACACACCGGTCGAAGTTCAATTCGAACTCAACCTATTACTTCAGGAATATTATCAACCAATGATCAAGGATATTCCTAAAATTCGCAAGAAAATAGAGGCGCGTCATCCCTATATGATTTTAACTCAAGGCAAAACAAAAGCGGCGTAG
- the ppdK gene encoding pyruvate, phosphate dikinase, translated as MSNKYVYFFGDGKADGDASLRNLLGGKGANLAEMINIDLPVPAGFTITTEVCTYYYDNDRTFPPELKAQVEESMKKTEEAMGAKFGCTENPLLLSCRSGARESMPGMMDTVLNIGLNEDTVAALAKQANNEAFAWDSYRRFIQMYGGVVMEMKPQKKEDEDYFEEILHHKKQEAGVKFDSELTAKQLEELVGEYKACVKKVTGKDFPTDPMEQMWGAIGAVFGSWMNDRAMVYRRQYGIPHAWGTATNVQAMVFGNLGDDCATGVGLTRDCSMGGGGFNGDYLINAQGEDVVAGIRTPKRIEVTLPEEMPEAFKQLDEIGKKLEQHYKDVQDIEFTVQRGKVWMLQTRNAKRTGFAAVRLAVDMVNEGLITKDVALSAKRIPADDLNQLLQPIFDPAEKTKAVENGTQIATGINAGPGAATGKVCFHAADAEALHEKDPNVQLILVRRETSPEDLRGMRIAQGILTAFGGASSHAALVSRQMGKVCIVGCSDLDIDYHDAVIKVGGKTIKEGDWISIDGFTGEVFEGQVPTKPSEVIEVLLSKTLKPEESEIYQRYEQLMTWVDEARTLKVRANAERDEAEIAVAFGAEGVGLCRTEHMFFSHLDEIREMILAEDKETRTKAVEKLLPFQREDFTELFRTMAGRPVTIRLLDPPLHEFLSEHHLHEQPDLGHKLADIMGTSLEAIERRVEELKESNPMLGHRGCRLGIVYPEITAMQARAIFEAACAIKKEDNAEIIPEVMIPLVGFETEYKNQAAIVHEQAKAVMKEQGVEFEYLVGTMIEIPRAALTADQIANEAEFFSFGTNDLTQTTLGISRDDYGGFIGYYQENDIIPNDPFQTIDQTGVGRLMEQGVSLGRGTRNDLKIGICGEHGGDPASVMFCHRIGLNYVSCSPFRIPIARLAAAQAAIAEKNA; from the coding sequence ATGAGCAATAAGTACGTTTATTTCTTCGGCGATGGCAAGGCTGATGGCGATGCCTCACTTCGTAACCTGTTGGGAGGAAAAGGGGCTAACCTGGCTGAGATGATCAATATCGATCTCCCTGTACCGGCCGGTTTTACCATTACCACGGAAGTCTGTACCTACTACTACGACAATGATCGTACTTTCCCACCCGAGCTGAAAGCTCAGGTCGAAGAGTCGATGAAAAAAACCGAGGAGGCCATGGGAGCCAAATTCGGATGCACCGAAAACCCGTTGCTCCTCTCCTGTCGTTCCGGTGCTCGTGAATCTATGCCTGGTATGATGGACACCGTCCTCAATATCGGCCTCAACGAAGACACCGTCGCCGCCCTCGCCAAACAGGCTAACAACGAAGCCTTCGCTTGGGACAGCTACCGCCGCTTCATCCAGATGTACGGTGGCGTGGTGATGGAAATGAAACCGCAGAAAAAAGAAGACGAAGACTACTTCGAAGAAATTCTGCATCACAAAAAACAAGAAGCCGGTGTCAAATTTGACTCCGAGTTGACCGCGAAACAGTTGGAAGAACTCGTTGGCGAGTACAAAGCCTGCGTCAAAAAAGTGACCGGCAAAGACTTCCCGACCGACCCCATGGAACAAATGTGGGGAGCCATCGGCGCCGTCTTCGGTAGCTGGATGAATGACCGGGCGATGGTATACCGCCGTCAGTACGGAATTCCTCATGCATGGGGTACAGCGACCAACGTGCAGGCGATGGTCTTCGGTAACCTGGGTGACGATTGTGCCACCGGTGTTGGCCTGACTCGTGACTGCTCAATGGGTGGTGGCGGCTTCAATGGCGACTATCTCATTAACGCTCAAGGTGAAGACGTTGTGGCTGGTATTCGTACCCCTAAACGTATCGAAGTCACCCTTCCAGAAGAAATGCCCGAAGCATTCAAACAACTGGATGAAATCGGTAAAAAACTCGAGCAGCACTACAAAGACGTGCAGGACATCGAGTTCACCGTTCAGCGTGGCAAAGTCTGGATGTTGCAGACTCGTAACGCCAAACGTACCGGTTTCGCGGCAGTTCGACTTGCTGTCGATATGGTCAACGAAGGGCTAATCACGAAAGACGTCGCTCTGAGTGCGAAACGAATTCCTGCCGACGACTTGAACCAGTTGCTTCAGCCGATCTTCGACCCTGCTGAAAAAACGAAAGCAGTCGAAAACGGAACTCAGATCGCCACCGGTATTAACGCCGGTCCCGGTGCTGCAACAGGAAAAGTTTGTTTCCACGCGGCAGATGCAGAAGCACTCCACGAAAAAGACCCTAATGTTCAGCTCATCCTGGTTCGTCGCGAAACCAGCCCTGAAGACCTCCGCGGTATGCGTATCGCTCAGGGTATTCTGACTGCTTTCGGTGGTGCCAGTTCTCACGCGGCTCTCGTTAGTCGCCAGATGGGTAAAGTCTGTATCGTAGGTTGCTCTGACCTCGACATCGACTACCACGATGCGGTTATCAAAGTGGGTGGCAAAACGATCAAAGAAGGTGACTGGATCAGTATCGATGGCTTCACAGGTGAAGTCTTCGAAGGCCAGGTACCCACCAAGCCGAGTGAAGTTATCGAAGTGCTGCTCAGCAAAACGCTGAAACCGGAAGAATCGGAAATCTACCAGCGTTACGAGCAACTGATGACCTGGGTTGATGAAGCCCGCACACTCAAAGTCCGTGCTAACGCCGAACGTGACGAAGCCGAAATTGCTGTGGCCTTCGGAGCAGAAGGGGTAGGGCTTTGCCGTACCGAGCACATGTTCTTCAGCCACCTCGATGAAATCCGTGAGATGATTCTCGCCGAGGACAAAGAGACCCGCACCAAAGCGGTTGAAAAACTGCTCCCATTCCAGCGTGAGGATTTCACGGAACTCTTCCGCACGATGGCTGGTCGTCCTGTGACAATTCGTCTGTTGGACCCACCATTGCACGAGTTCCTCTCGGAGCATCATCTGCACGAGCAACCCGATCTCGGTCACAAACTGGCCGACATCATGGGAACCAGCCTGGAAGCGATCGAACGTCGCGTCGAAGAGCTGAAAGAATCGAACCCGATGCTCGGCCACCGTGGTTGCCGTCTCGGAATCGTTTACCCTGAGATCACTGCAATGCAGGCTCGGGCAATCTTCGAAGCTGCTTGTGCGATCAAAAAAGAAGACAACGCCGAGATCATTCCAGAAGTAATGATCCCACTGGTTGGATTCGAAACGGAATACAAAAACCAGGCAGCTATCGTTCATGAGCAGGCGAAAGCCGTCATGAAAGAGCAGGGTGTTGAATTTGAATACCTCGTCGGAACCATGATCGAAATCCCCCGTGCTGCTCTGACTGCGGATCAGATCGCTAACGAAGCTGAATTCTTCAGCTTTGGTACCAACGACCTGACGCAGACGACTCTCGGTATCAGCCGCGACGATTACGGTGGATTCATTGGCTATTATCAGGAAAACGACATCATCCCAAACGATCCGTTCCAGACGATCGATCAAACTGGTGTCGGCCGCCTGATGGAGCAGGGTGTTTCCCTCGGACGTGGTACCCGCAACGATCTCAAGATCGGTATCTGCGGCGAGCACGGTGGAGACCCCGCTTCGGTCATGTTCTGCCATCGTATCGGGTTGAACTACGTCAGTTGTTCTCCCTTCCGTATTCCTATCGCTCGACTCGCCGCCGCTCAGGCCGCAATCGCCGAAAAGAATGCGTAA
- the aroH gene encoding chorismate mutase yields MAVRGIRGATSVETDSSEEILAATSELLQAILQANGIDSLEEISSAFFTTTSDLTSAFPAEAARKLGWSQVPLLCATEIPVPGGLPRGIRILLHLNTDKTQAEMEHVYLREAKRLRPDIHSAQ; encoded by the coding sequence ATGGCAGTTCGCGGAATTCGAGGCGCAACATCGGTTGAGACGGACTCATCAGAAGAGATCCTGGCCGCCACTTCAGAGCTTTTGCAGGCGATCTTACAGGCCAACGGGATCGACAGCCTGGAAGAGATTTCGTCTGCTTTTTTCACGACGACATCCGATCTGACGTCCGCCTTCCCCGCCGAAGCCGCCCGCAAACTGGGCTGGTCGCAAGTCCCGCTATTGTGTGCGACGGAAATCCCCGTCCCCGGTGGGCTTCCCCGTGGCATCCGCATTCTCCTGCACCTGAACACGGACAAAACCCAGGCCGAGATGGAACACGTCTACCTCCGCGAAGCCAAACGCCTCCGCCCCGACATCCACAGTGCCCAATAA
- a CDS encoding sugar phosphate isomerase family: MDLLSTISGSMLEGFFPAGWDLKKIDDCVDDDPESITTPQSWWNPDFEPIPCEDVADFDMMLGHEIAHTIKQSRDAGEKLAMILPVGPMGMYRWAVYFLKEWNVACDHCYGFNMDEWSDSEGNTLESNDPGAFQNAMADAFYNPLGDLTIPESQRHFATPDVLPTYAEKIATLKKEGAKLVCIFGIGRVCHIAFWEPHFAEEFGSEEEWKSQTHRLGARLHPLTIEQNAITSFKSRTTLVPAFANTIGPGLFLQADKIIGGADGTLSRGMMWQGLSLWMTLRHGPSTWIPSTYMPTLAGRLFYLKELAGPLKAECN, from the coding sequence ATGGATTTGCTGAGTACCATTTCCGGTTCGATGCTGGAAGGATTTTTTCCGGCGGGTTGGGACCTGAAGAAAATTGATGACTGCGTCGATGACGATCCTGAATCGATCACTACACCGCAGTCGTGGTGGAATCCTGACTTTGAACCGATTCCGTGCGAAGATGTCGCGGACTTCGATATGATGCTGGGGCACGAAATCGCGCATACCATCAAGCAGAGCCGCGACGCGGGCGAAAAGCTGGCGATGATTCTTCCCGTCGGTCCCATGGGCATGTATCGCTGGGCGGTTTACTTCCTGAAAGAATGGAATGTGGCCTGCGATCACTGTTATGGATTCAATATGGATGAATGGAGCGATTCCGAAGGAAACACGCTCGAATCCAATGATCCCGGTGCTTTTCAAAATGCGATGGCAGATGCGTTCTATAACCCTCTCGGTGATCTGACCATTCCTGAATCGCAACGTCACTTTGCGACTCCGGATGTTCTACCGACCTACGCCGAGAAGATTGCCACCTTGAAAAAAGAAGGGGCGAAACTTGTTTGCATCTTTGGTATTGGTCGCGTTTGTCACATCGCTTTTTGGGAACCTCATTTCGCAGAAGAGTTTGGTTCCGAGGAAGAATGGAAATCCCAGACACACCGCCTTGGTGCAAGACTGCATCCGTTAACCATTGAGCAGAACGCGATTACCAGTTTTAAAAGCCGGACCACTCTGGTACCTGCATTCGCAAATACAATCGGTCCAGGCCTCTTTTTACAGGCCGATAAAATCATCGGGGGAGCCGATGGAACATTATCCCGCGGGATGATGTGGCAGGGGCTGAGTCTGTGGATGACTTTACGACACGGGCCTTCCACCTGGATTCCTTCGACCTACATGCCGACATTGGCCGGGCGTCTGTTTTACCTGAAAGAACTGGCAGGGCCGTTGAAAGCAGAGTGCAATTGA
- a CDS encoding LpxI family protein yields the protein MSNLTDSQIGLYGDRKKIGLLAGAGQFPIDFARAARRQGHYVVGLGVQNMASDELKSCCHSYTTIPLTKIGRAIRSFRRAGVNQAVMAGKIHKVVLFRKFRWLRNLPDWRAVHMWLSYASHNKKDDTLLLAVIREFERDQIIFESALDYCPELLVPHGFLTKRKPSSSQWRDIRFGWDLAKEMGRLDVGQTVCVNDTAVIAVEAIEGTDEAIKRAGTLCKRGGFTVVKVAKPQQDRRFDVPTVGLETIQNMYEAGGRVLAIESGQTIMIAQDDVIQLANRLGITIVSLHAEELALSEAS from the coding sequence ATGAGTAATTTAACCGACAGTCAGATAGGACTCTACGGCGACCGCAAGAAGATTGGGTTGCTGGCTGGAGCGGGGCAGTTCCCCATAGATTTCGCCCGAGCTGCGCGTCGTCAGGGGCATTACGTCGTCGGCTTAGGTGTCCAGAACATGGCTTCCGACGAACTGAAGTCCTGTTGTCACAGCTACACGACCATCCCGCTCACTAAAATCGGACGAGCGATTCGCAGCTTTCGTCGTGCTGGGGTCAACCAGGCCGTAATGGCGGGTAAAATTCACAAGGTCGTTCTGTTCAGGAAATTCCGCTGGCTGCGTAATCTTCCCGACTGGCGTGCGGTTCACATGTGGCTCAGCTACGCGTCGCACAACAAGAAGGATGACACTTTGCTACTCGCCGTCATCCGCGAATTTGAACGTGATCAAATTATTTTCGAATCGGCCCTCGACTATTGTCCGGAGTTACTCGTGCCCCACGGATTTTTAACGAAACGTAAACCGTCCAGCTCCCAATGGCGCGACATCCGCTTCGGTTGGGATCTCGCCAAAGAGATGGGCCGCCTCGATGTCGGTCAAACAGTTTGCGTGAACGACACCGCCGTCATCGCGGTGGAAGCGATCGAAGGGACAGACGAAGCGATAAAACGAGCGGGCACCTTGTGCAAGCGAGGCGGCTTCACCGTCGTCAAGGTCGCCAAACCACAACAGGATCGCCGTTTCGATGTTCCCACTGTCGGTCTTGAAACGATCCAGAACATGTACGAAGCAGGCGGACGCGTCCTCGCTATTGAAAGCGGTCAAACCATCATGATCGCCCAGGACGACGTCATTCAACTCGCCAACCGGCTGGGAATCACGATCGTCTCCCTCCACGCCGAAGAACTGGCCCTGTCGGAAGCATCTTGA
- a CDS encoding NAD(P)/FAD-dependent oxidoreductase: MLIRIVNIRLPVEEPEEALRFAIARRLEIKADSLPDWRILRKSLDARSRFQLKYVYSVVLDLPDAERHLAKLKNPHVSLYAPPTFEDHDAHPERLAHRPVVIGSGPAGLLAGYYLAWKGFQPLIIERGYAVKERVPEIRNFDRGGEFAQENNYLFGEGGAGCFSDGKLTCRMTGSDVDWTLERFIECGGRESILYEHRPHLGSNRLPLICRNFRRKIEAMGGGYKFGCRLESLDINEGRIVGIHTSSGHIKTNHLILAIGHSARDTYQQLFEQGVPFVQKAFQLGLRIEQPQTEINDHKYGHPQYLDLLGAADYTMNATCGDRDLYTFCMCAGGTIIPSISEPGMFCSNGMSRSRHDTPYGNSGLMVTLKPEEFGSAHPLAGIKIQQQYEAIAFDIAGRDYHSPIQRAEDFLEGRSPNSADKLDCSYERGVRPSDVRQVLPPNVLKTLQEGLPALDSKWGGDYLKNAILVGPEMRGSAPVRIDRDRDNRQCPDIKGLFPVGEGAGYAGGIVSAAVDGLRSARTIVSEHALAH; encoded by the coding sequence ATGTTAATCCGCATCGTCAATATCCGTCTGCCCGTTGAGGAGCCAGAAGAGGCTCTGCGGTTCGCCATTGCCCGACGCTTGGAAATTAAGGCCGATTCGCTCCCTGACTGGCGAATTTTGCGAAAAAGCCTCGACGCGCGATCGCGGTTTCAACTGAAGTATGTCTACTCAGTTGTCCTGGATCTGCCCGATGCGGAACGCCATCTGGCCAAACTGAAAAATCCACACGTTTCGCTCTATGCCCCCCCGACTTTTGAGGATCATGACGCCCATCCGGAACGTCTCGCCCATCGTCCCGTCGTCATTGGCTCTGGCCCCGCAGGACTTCTCGCCGGATATTATCTCGCGTGGAAGGGGTTCCAGCCACTGATCATCGAACGCGGTTATGCCGTGAAAGAACGGGTCCCGGAGATCCGCAACTTCGATCGGGGTGGTGAATTCGCACAGGAAAATAATTATCTGTTCGGCGAAGGTGGCGCAGGCTGCTTCAGCGATGGGAAGTTGACTTGCCGAATGACGGGCTCCGACGTCGACTGGACTCTCGAACGATTCATCGAGTGTGGTGGCCGGGAATCGATTCTTTACGAACACCGCCCTCACTTGGGAAGCAACCGGCTGCCGCTGATCTGCCGAAACTTCCGTCGCAAGATTGAAGCGATGGGGGGCGGATACAAATTCGGGTGTCGGCTTGAATCGCTCGATATTAACGAAGGACGTATTGTCGGAATCCATACCTCTTCTGGCCATATCAAAACGAATCACTTAATCCTTGCTATTGGACATAGTGCGCGAGATACCTACCAGCAGTTGTTCGAACAGGGAGTCCCTTTCGTTCAAAAAGCATTTCAGCTGGGTCTTCGCATTGAACAGCCGCAGACTGAGATCAACGATCATAAATACGGTCACCCGCAATACCTCGATCTACTCGGCGCAGCCGATTACACCATGAACGCCACTTGCGGTGATCGAGATCTCTACACTTTCTGTATGTGTGCAGGCGGGACGATTATCCCCAGCATTTCCGAACCGGGCATGTTCTGTTCGAACGGAATGAGCCGGTCACGCCACGACACTCCCTATGGGAATAGCGGTCTCATGGTGACGCTGAAACCGGAAGAATTCGGTAGTGCCCATCCACTGGCTGGAATTAAAATACAGCAGCAGTACGAAGCAATCGCCTTTGATATCGCCGGACGGGATTACCATTCGCCGATCCAACGCGCGGAAGATTTCCTCGAAGGCCGCAGCCCAAACTCGGCAGACAAGTTGGACTGCTCCTACGAACGAGGAGTTCGACCGTCCGACGTTCGACAGGTGCTTCCCCCCAACGTCCTGAAGACGTTACAGGAAGGCTTGCCGGCACTCGACAGTAAATGGGGTGGCGATTATCTGAAGAATGCCATCCTGGTCGGCCCTGAGATGCGCGGAAGCGCCCCCGTCCGCATCGACCGTGATCGGGATAACCGCCAATGCCCCGACATCAAAGGGTTATTCCCCGTCGGGGAAGGAGCTGGCTATGCAGGTGGAATCGTCAGTGCTGCCGTCGACGGACTCCGTTCAGCACGAACGATCGTGAGCGAACACGCTTTGGCCCATTAG